The following coding sequences lie in one Arachis hypogaea cultivar Tifrunner chromosome 4, arahy.Tifrunner.gnm2.J5K5, whole genome shotgun sequence genomic window:
- the LOC112795028 gene encoding uncharacterized protein, with translation MLEDIRVYIMRRWADNRNQIIKYPREVLPRIRIKVEKQADASGKWVSTYASRDKYEVTSIHGGKEKFVVDLKNHECSCRKFQLSGIPCAHAMTCIRKMCFNVDNFVANCYKKATYSECYQHVVYPVNGPNLWEKTQFDDVLPSIYRKSIGRPKLKRNKAADENPTRGGVSHEGQNQKCSYYFARGHNKRTCSKKRKVAATSSANKVAGSTRRASRIISSTISSTVSSTISSQASKQSQAAAKKTTASRPKKKSSANDVSSQQSQATSKKAKLTPSNNNSGNQLKDAAKHNNLRVLVLPSPSKHVSIS, from the exons ATGCTTGAAGACATCAGAGTGTACATTATGAGGCGTTGGGCTGATAATAGGAATCAGATAATTAAATACCCAAGAGAGGTGTTGCCCCGTATCAGGATTAAGGTTGAAAAACAAGCTGATGCAAGTGGTAAGTGGGTGAGCACCTATGCTAGTCGTGACAAATATGAGGTAACTAGCATTCATGGAGGCAAAGAGAAGTTCGTGGTTGATTTGAAGAATCACGAGTGTTCGTGCAGGAAGTTTCAGTTGTCCGGAATCCCCTGTGCCCATGCCATGACCTGTATTAGGAAGATGTGCTTCAATGTGGACAACTTTGTTGCAAATTGTTACAAGAAAGCAACTTACTCTGAGTGCTACCAACATGTGGTGTATCCAGTGAATGGCCCCAACCTGTGGGAGAAGACACAATTTGATGACGTTTTGCCATCAATCTACAGAAAATCCATCGGAAGGCCTAAACTGAAACGGAATAAAGCTGCAGATGAGAACCCAACTAGGGGAGGAGTATCTCACGAAGGGCAGAATCAGAAGTGCTCCTATTATTTTGCTAGAGGCCACAACAAACGGACCTGTTCAAAGAAGCGCAAAGTAGCTGCCACTAGTTCG GCTAACAAAGTTGCTGGATCTACAAGAAGAGCTTCAAGAATCATCTCTAGCACTATCTCAAGCACTGTCTCCAGTACTATCTCTAGCCAGGCCTCTAAGCAATCACAAGCTGCAGCAAAGAAGACCACGGCGTCAAGGCCAAAGAAGAAATCATCTGCCAATGATGTCAGTTCCCAGCAATCTCAGGCTACGTCAAAGAAGGCTAAGCTCACCCCGTCGAACAATAATTCTGGAAATCaactcaaggatgctgccaagcACAACAATCTCAGGGTGCTGGTGCTGCCAAGCCCATCCAAACACGTCAGCATATCCTAA
- the LOC112796961 gene encoding uncharacterized protein: MNVIRQRLMHTLRRDGPTETLKRKALELEKKRKTRKPKCKEQFIVEVPENLSYLDTATMPMVVAAVGIVVLAKLLMMYDESRAQELLERKIKHAPAGQGSVRMLSREEWDKVRELRPRTPFESKLARPNARIRTGEPLRLEDLKDWTIDVFMDGVTRAEDCGKRGSL, translated from the exons ATGAACGTGATTAGGCAGAGATTGATGCACACGCTTCGGCGCGATGGCCCAACAGAAACACTGAAGAGGAAGGCATTGGaattggagaagaagaggaagacgagaAAGCCCAAGTGCAAGGAACAGTTCATCGTCGAAGTCCCCGAAAACTTGTCGTACCTCGACACCGCCACCATGCCCATGGTTGTCGCCGCCGTCGGCATCGTAGTCCTTGCCAAGCTCCTCATGATG TATGATGAATCAAGGGCCCAGGAGTTGCTGGAGAGGAAGATCAAGCATGCTCCAGCTGGTCAGGGAAGTGTGAGAATGCTGAGCCGCGAGGAGTGGGACAAGGTTCGAGAACTCCGGCCTAGGACCCCGTTTGAGTCCAAGCTTGCCCGCCCTAATGCCAGAATCAGAACCGGAGAACCCTTGCGTCTT GAGGACTTGAAGGATTGGACCATTGATGTTTTCATGGATGGTGTTACCAGAGCTGAAGATTGCGGGAAACGCGGTTCTTTATAA
- the LOC112795029 gene encoding uncharacterized protein, with protein MAFVVRFVDKHGFVKERLIDVVHVKDITSATLKQEICSVLSHHNLNIQNVRGQGYDGTSNMRGEWKGLQALIIQECPYAYYVHCFAHQLQLALVAAAKEVVDVHAFFQSLSNIINVVCSSCKRNDELRSAYATEISHLVATNQIETGRGVNQIEQPVLEDLATNGSTYSQRGDATYALKSLLSFDFVFILHMMKEIMGITDKLCQALQQKSQDILNAMHLVSSTKSLIQQLRDSSWGALLEKVSSFCNDHTIQIPDMGASFSDIIRSRRKKDIVTVEHHYRVDIFTSVIDFQLKELNSRFSEQATEFLILSTSLDPKDAFKLFSLRLQL; from the exons ATGGCATTTGTTGTTAGATTTGTTGATAAGCATGGATTTGTCAAAGAAAGGCTAATAGATGTTGTTCATGTCAAAGATATTACTTCTGCTACTTTAAAACAAGAGATTTGTTCTGTATTATCTCATCACAATCTCAACATTCAAAATGTTCGAGGTCAAGGGTATGACGGAACTAGTAATATGCGTGGAGAGTGGAAAGGGTTACAAGCTTTAATTATTCAAGAATGTCCTTATGCATATTATGTTCATTGCTTTGCTCATCAATTACAGTTAGCTCTTGTTGCCGCGGCTAAAGAAGTTGTTGATGTTCATGCTTTTTTCCAAAGTTTGAGTAATATTATCAATGTTGTGTGCTCTTCTTGCAAACGCAATGATGAATTACGATCTGCTTATGCAACTGAAATTTCCCATTTAGTTGCAACTAATCAAATTGAAACAGGAAGGGGAGTAAATCAAATTG AGCAACCAGTTCTGGAAGATTTGGCTACTAATGGATCTACATATTCTCAACGTGGTGATGCTACTTATGCTCTTAAatctttattatcatttgattttgttttcattttgcatATGATGAAAGAAATCATGGGAATCACTGATAAACTTTGTCAAGCATTGCAACAAAAATCTCAAGACATTTTGAATGCTATGCATCTGGTTTCTAGTACAAAGTCATTGATTCAACAGTTAAGAGATAGTAGTTGGGGAGCACTTTTGGAGAAAGTTAGTTCCTTCTGTAATGATCATACTATTCAGATACCTGATATGGGTGCTTCTTTTAGTGACATAATTCGGTCTCGTCGTAAAAAGGATATTGTCACTGTTGAACACCACTATCGTGTTGACATTTTTACTAGCGTGATAGATTTTCAATTGAAAGAGCTAAATAGTAGATTTAGTGAGCAAGCAACCGAGTTCCTCATATTGAGTACATCTTTAGATCCTAAAGATGCTTTCAAGTTATTCAGT TTACGTTTACAGTTATAA